Proteins encoded in a region of the Rutidosis leptorrhynchoides isolate AG116_Rl617_1_P2 chromosome 9, CSIRO_AGI_Rlap_v1, whole genome shotgun sequence genome:
- the LOC139868970 gene encoding secreted RxLR effector protein 161-like: MGEADVILDPSKKLMPNQGKAVSQLEYSQVIGCLMYAMTCTRPDIAFAVEKLSRYTSNPSTHHWQAIRRVLKYLKKTMDHSLSYSGFPSVIEGYSDASWITNFEDHSSTTGWVFLLGGGAISWASKKQTCITNSTMESEFIALAAAGKEAEWLRNLIHEIPLWSKPIATMSIHCDSAATLAKAYSQMYNGKSRHLGVRHSMIRELIMNGVISIEFVRSQQNLADHLTKGLARDLVNKSSKGMGLKST; this comes from the exons atgggggaggctgacgttatccttg ATCCAAGTAAAAAGCTTATGCCTAACCAAGgtaaagctgtatcacaacttgagtattctcaggtgattggctgtttaatgtatgcaatgacATGTACAAGaccggatattgcttttgctgtggaaaaactgagtagatatactagtaatcctagtactcatcactggcaagcaattaggcgggtactgaagtatttAAAGAAAACTATGGACCATAGTTTATCTTATAGTGGatttccttcggtaatagaaggatattctgatgcgagttggataaccaattttgaagACCATTCTTCAACAACTGGTTGGGTATTCTTGCTTGGTGGAGGTGCCATCTCATGGGCTTCCAAGAAGCAAACTTGTATTACCAACTccacgatggaatctgagtttattgctttagctgctgctggtaaagaggcagaatggcttagaaacttgattcATGAGATACCATTGTGGTCTAAACCTATAGCAACTATGTCTATCCACTGTGATAGTGCTGCTACATtagcaaaggcttatagccagatgtacaatgggaAGTCTAGACACTtgggtgtcagacatagcatgattcgtgaactcatcatgaatggggtgatttctatagagtttgtgaggtcacaacagaacttagctgatcacttgacgaagggattagCTAGAGACTTGGTTAATAAGTCTTCTAaagggatgggtttaaagtccacgtAA